A stretch of the Nicotiana tabacum cultivar K326 chromosome 6, ASM71507v2, whole genome shotgun sequence genome encodes the following:
- the LOC107781347 gene encoding secreted RxLR effector protein 161-like yields the protein MENPSLHRHVVGKLNYLTNTRPDLAFDVLSLSQYMQRPCLSHYSAAQRVLRYLRTDPLQGVLLSSHPSFDLLAFCDADWATCRDSRRSMSGFFITLGGAPISWKSKKQASITLSSAEAIPFWFNISLFFVPSDCQLADLFTKPLSGGSHRHILSKLGVYSLPSILRGDVEDKNPRVDSKNDSQNSEEVREKKK from the exons ATGGAAAACCCAAGTCTTCATCGCCATGTAGTTGGTAAGCTTAACTATTTGACAAACACCAGACCTGACCTCGCATTTGATGTTCTATCACTCAGTCAATACATGCAAAGGCCTTGTCTTTCCCATTATTCTGCTGCTCAACGTGTGTTAAGATACCTCCGCACAGATCCCTTACAAGGAGTTCTTCTATCTTCACACCCCTCTTTTGATTTGCTGGCCTTTTGCGATGCTGATTGGGCAACATGTCGCGATTCTAGACGCTCAATGAGTGGATTCTTCATTACCCTTGGAGGTGCACCTATTTCCTGGAAATCCAAAAAGCAGGCTTCCATTACTTTGTCATCTGCCGAAG CAATTCCTTTCTGGTTTAATATCTCTCTCTTTTTTGTTCCATCCGACTGTCAGCTCGCCGATTTGTTCACCAAACCCTTATCTGGGGGTTCTCATCGGCATATTCTGAGCAAGTTGGGGGTCTATTCTCTCCCCTCCATCTTGAGGGGGGATGTTGAAGATAAGAACCCCCGTGTTGATTCAAAGAATGATTCACAGAATAGTGAAGAAgtaagagagaagaagaagtgA